AAGGGATTGAAACATTATATATTCTCGAGCTCCCTTCAGTTTGAATCGAATGAGGAAGTAGAACTTATCGAAGGAAATGCCGTAGCATTTATCGAAAACCTCAAGCAGCAAGGTGACGGAAAGCTATGGCTTTGCGGGGGCGGAGAATTGGCTGGAACGTTATTAAAACATAAACTCATTGATCAATTGGTGCTGAAAGTGAATCCAGTCATAATCGGTGAAGGCACTCCTCTTTTCGGCAGCGTTAAGCCAAGTCTAAAATTGGATTTAGTTGACATGAAACAATATCCAAACGGAGTGATTAAACCTACATATAATATTATTTATACTTAGGAATATGGTGGAGGGCGGCCATTACTTCATTCGTAAACACTTTCCTTCAATAGTTAGGGCTGCTTTGGCGCAGCTTTTTTTTGATGAAATTCACTCGTCATTAAAAGTAAAAATATATAAAGAAAATTAATTAGAAATTTATTTTTAACATATATCCTTTCAGTATCACTTGAAAGGAGTTTTTCTATGAGGAAAATGTTGAAAGTATCAAAGAATATATTTTTTATCTTCATTGCGATTATCATATTTATAGCAATAGCTGTTTTTATCTACCATAATTATCAAAAGGGAAAGGAATCATCATTAATTAGAGAAGGAACAACGGTTGATTTTAATAACAAAGGAATTAATGTATATACGGAAGGCAGCGGTGAGGATACATACGTTTTTATGTCCGGTTCCGGGATTGCGGCTCCAGTTTATGAATTGAAAGGATTATATAGTAAGTTTGCAAAAGAAAATAAAATTGCAGTCATTGAGAGAGCTGGATATGGATACAGTGATGTTTTTCACGATGGTAGGGATATTGATACAATATTGGAACAAAGCAGGAGATCATTGATGGAAAGTGGAAATAAACCTCCTTATTTTTTGGTTCCACACTCAATATCAGGTATCGAAGCTATTTACTGGGCACAAAAATACCCAAGTGAAGTAAAGGGAATCATTGCTTTGGATATTGGTTTACCGCACCAATATGTAACTCATAAAATGGGCATGGTAGATTCATTGACTGTAAGAGGAGTGAATATTTTAACGAAAATGGGTTTGCACCGTCTTTTTCCTTCTGCTGTTTATAATCCCGAAGTGATTCGGCAATCATTCTTAAGTGACTATGAAAAGGAAATGTATAAAGCACTATCATATAAACAGTTTTTTAATGATGATATGGAGCAAGAGCTTTTACAAAGTTACAGTAATGGGAAAAAATCAGTGAACTTGCCGATTCCAAAAGGTACACCCATTTTATTTTTAGATGCGATTGCCGATGAAAATAAGGACTCTAAATACACAAAACAAAAAAATGAAGATTATGAGAATTTTGCACAGAAGCTATTAAAGGCCGATGTAATAAAACTAAAAGGGACGCACAGCATATATTTATATGCGCCAGATGAGATATATGATCTTGCCATGGAATTTATCAAATGAATAAAGAAAGGCTTTGTGATGAAAAGATATAATATTTTAATAGTTGAGGATGACTTGATGATTGGTGATTTATTGAAAAAAATTCTGCAACGCGAAGAATACAATGTACGTTGGATGAAAGAAGGAAAAGATATTATAGATATAATCCATGAGATGGATTTAGTCATTATGGATGTTATGCTGCCAGGAGATGATGGTTATCAAATTACCAAGAAAGTAAAAAGTCTAGGATTAAATATTCCAGTTATTTTTCTATCTGCCCGAAATGATATCGAAAGCAAACTCCAAGGTTTGACAATGGGTGAGGATTATATGACTAAGCCTTTTGATCCCAGGGAGCTATTGCTAAGAATGCAGAAATTGCTGGATAATCAATATGGTACTTTCACGCAAATAAAGCATATATATATAGATGCCGAACATAAGAAGGTATTCAATAATGACTTGCATAATGAAGTGGTTTTTACTGCGATAGAGCGTAAACTATTTTTCTATTTATATGAAAATAGGGATCGGATCTTAACGAAAGAACATTTCTTTGAATATTTATGGCAGCTTGAAGATAGGAATCAAAA
This sequence is a window from Brevibacillus sp. JNUCC-41. Protein-coding genes within it:
- a CDS encoding alpha/beta fold hydrolase, which codes for MRKMLKVSKNIFFIFIAIIIFIAIAVFIYHNYQKGKESSLIREGTTVDFNNKGINVYTEGSGEDTYVFMSGSGIAAPVYELKGLYSKFAKENKIAVIERAGYGYSDVFHDGRDIDTILEQSRRSLMESGNKPPYFLVPHSISGIEAIYWAQKYPSEVKGIIALDIGLPHQYVTHKMGMVDSLTVRGVNILTKMGLHRLFPSAVYNPEVIRQSFLSDYEKEMYKALSYKQFFNDDMEQELLQSYSNGKKSVNLPIPKGTPILFLDAIADENKDSKYTKQKNEDYENFAQKLLKADVIKLKGTHSIYLYAPDEIYDLAMEFIK
- a CDS encoding dihydrofolate reductase family protein, with amino-acid sequence MAELVYHVAVSLDNFIADQAMLDGDINQSFFLFEGDHVPDFLSDIQQYEAVLMGRKTYEFGFQFGAKPGEPGYKGLKHYIFSSSLQFESNEEVELIEGNAVAFIENLKQQGDGKLWLCGGGELAGTLLKHKLIDQLVLKVNPVIIGEGTPLFGSVKPSLKLDLVDMKQYPNGVIKPTYNIIYT
- a CDS encoding response regulator transcription factor, producing the protein MKRYNILIVEDDLMIGDLLKKILQREEYNVRWMKEGKDIIDIIHEMDLVIMDVMLPGDDGYQITKKVKSLGLNIPVIFLSARNDIESKLQGLTMGEDYMTKPFDPRELLLRMQKLLDNQYGTFTQIKHIYIDAEHKKVFNNDLHNEVVFTAIERKLFFYLYENRDRILTKEHFFEYLWQLEDRNQNIINVHIKKVRTKINDNNGEIIQNIYGEGYRLNTYIKK